Proteins encoded in a region of the Streptomyces violaceoruber genome:
- a CDS encoding ANTAR domain-containing response regulator, with protein MTAPESPQPVDVPDDDQSHVPPLTTRVVIAEDEALIRLDLKEMLEEEGYSVVGEAGDGEEAVELAREHRPDLVILDVKMPKMDGISAAEKIAEESIAPVLMLTAFSQRDLVERARDAGAMAYLVKPFSKSDVVPAIEMAVSRFTELKALEKEVADLSLRLETRKLVDRAKSVLQTEYGLTEPAAFRWIQKTSMDRRMSMQQVAEAVIQDAEEKKASKG; from the coding sequence GTGACCGCCCCCGAGTCGCCCCAGCCCGTAGACGTGCCCGACGACGACCAGTCGCACGTTCCTCCGCTGACGACCCGCGTCGTCATCGCCGAGGACGAGGCGCTCATCCGGCTGGACCTCAAAGAGATGCTGGAGGAGGAGGGGTACTCCGTCGTCGGTGAGGCCGGTGACGGTGAGGAGGCCGTGGAGCTGGCCCGCGAGCACCGGCCCGACCTGGTGATCCTCGACGTGAAGATGCCCAAGATGGACGGCATCTCCGCGGCCGAGAAGATCGCCGAGGAGTCCATCGCGCCGGTGTTGATGCTGACCGCCTTCTCGCAGCGCGACCTGGTGGAGCGGGCCCGGGACGCCGGGGCCATGGCGTACCTCGTGAAGCCGTTCAGCAAGAGCGACGTCGTGCCGGCGATCGAGATGGCCGTCTCGCGGTTCACCGAGCTGAAGGCGCTGGAGAAGGAGGTCGCCGACCTCAGCCTGCGCCTGGAGACCCGCAAGCTGGTGGACCGCGCCAAGTCGGTGCTCCAGACGGAGTACGGGCTGACCGAGCCGGCCGCCTTCCGGTGGATCCAGAAGACCTCCATGGACCGGCGGATGTCGATGCAGCAGGTGGCCGAGGCGGTCATCCAGGACGCCGAGGAGAAGAAGGCGTCCAAGGGCTGA
- a CDS encoding ABC transporter ATP-binding protein, with protein sequence MTALLEVEDLRVAYGKIEAVKGISFKVDAGEVVTLIGTNGAGKTTTLRTLSGLLKPVGGQIRFGGKSLKKVPAHQIVSLGLAHSPEGRHIFPRMTIEDNLRLGAFLRSDRPGIDRDIQRAYDLFPILGERRKQAAGTLSGGEQQMLAMGRALMSQPKLLMLDEPSMGLSPIMMQKIMATIAELKSQGTTILLVEQNAQAALSLADHGHVMEVGNIVLSGSGQDLLHDESVRKAYLGED encoded by the coding sequence ATGACCGCACTGCTCGAGGTCGAGGACCTCCGCGTCGCCTACGGCAAGATCGAGGCCGTCAAGGGCATCTCCTTCAAGGTCGACGCCGGCGAGGTGGTCACCCTCATCGGCACCAACGGCGCCGGCAAGACCACGACGCTGCGCACCCTGTCGGGGCTGCTGAAGCCGGTCGGCGGCCAGATCAGGTTCGGCGGCAAGTCGCTCAAGAAGGTTCCCGCGCACCAGATCGTCTCGCTGGGTCTCGCCCACTCGCCCGAGGGGCGGCACATCTTCCCGCGCATGACGATCGAGGACAACCTGCGCCTCGGCGCCTTCCTGCGCAGCGACCGGCCGGGCATCGACCGGGACATCCAGCGCGCCTACGACCTCTTCCCGATCCTCGGTGAACGCCGCAAGCAGGCCGCGGGCACCCTGTCCGGCGGTGAGCAGCAGATGCTCGCCATGGGCCGTGCCCTGATGTCCCAGCCCAAGCTGCTCATGCTCGACGAGCCCTCGATGGGCCTGTCGCCGATCATGATGCAGAAGATCATGGCGACGATCGCCGAGCTGAAGTCCCAGGGCACCACCATCCTGCTCGTCGAGCAGAACGCCCAGGCGGCCCTGTCCCTGGCCGACCACGGCCACGTCATGGAGGTCGGCAACATCGTCCTGTCCGGCAGCGGCCAGGACCTGCTGCACGACGAGTCGGTCCGCAAGGCCTACCTGGGCGAGGACTGA
- a CDS encoding ABC transporter ATP-binding protein, producing the protein MTTDTTTKDTAPGAPAPGTTILDARGVTMRFGGLTAVNGVDLTVNSGEIVGLIGPNGAGKTTFFNCLTGLYIPTEGEVRYKGQVLPAKSFKVTAAGVARTFQNIRLFANMTVLENVLVGRHTRTKEGFWSAVLRGPGFHRAERASRERALELLEFVGLAPKADHLARNLPYGEQRKLEIARALASEPGLLLLDEPTAGMNPQETRATEELVFAIRDQGIAVLVIEHDMRFIFNLCDRVAVLVQGEKLVEGDSATVQGDERVVAAYLGEPLADDPGAAEAAEVEAAEAAQAEAARADTTTDTAAGKENDR; encoded by the coding sequence ATGACCACCGACACCACCACCAAGGACACCGCACCGGGCGCCCCCGCCCCCGGCACCACCATCCTCGACGCGCGCGGTGTCACGATGCGCTTCGGCGGACTGACCGCCGTGAACGGCGTCGACCTCACCGTGAACAGCGGCGAGATCGTCGGCCTGATCGGCCCCAACGGCGCCGGCAAGACGACCTTCTTCAACTGCCTGACCGGTCTCTACATCCCCACCGAGGGCGAGGTCCGCTACAAGGGCCAGGTCCTGCCGGCCAAGTCCTTCAAGGTGACCGCCGCCGGCGTCGCCCGTACCTTCCAGAACATCCGGCTGTTCGCCAACATGACGGTCCTGGAGAACGTGCTCGTCGGCCGCCACACCCGCACCAAGGAGGGTTTCTGGTCGGCCGTGCTGCGCGGGCCCGGATTCCACCGGGCGGAGAGGGCGTCCCGGGAACGCGCCCTGGAACTGCTGGAGTTCGTGGGCCTCGCGCCCAAGGCCGACCACCTCGCCCGTAACCTGCCCTACGGCGAGCAGCGCAAGCTGGAGATCGCCCGCGCGCTGGCCAGCGAGCCCGGGCTGCTGCTCCTGGACGAGCCGACGGCCGGTATGAACCCCCAGGAGACGCGGGCCACCGAGGAGTTGGTCTTCGCCATCCGGGACCAGGGCATCGCCGTCCTCGTCATCGAGCACGACATGCGGTTCATCTTCAACCTCTGCGACCGCGTCGCCGTACTCGTCCAGGGCGAGAAGCTCGTCGAGGGCGACAGCGCCACGGTGCAGGGCGACGAACGCGTCGTCGCCGCCTACCTCGGCGAACCCCTCGCCGACGACCCCGGCGCCGCGGAGGCGGCCGAGGTGGAGGCCGCCGAAGCCGCGCAGGCCGAAGCCGCCCGGGCCGACACCACCACGGACACCGCGGCCGGCAAGGAGAACGACCGATGA
- a CDS encoding branched-chain amino acid ABC transporter permease, translating into MTTQTTAPKKTGAPAPGDASGLIGIPAGLGRALATGGGVLTVVSTFLAWTWTAEFPGDLTVYGYPGGLQVLVLIAGALTALFGLASYGVKGLGWLAPAGADAALKFAALAAFATTWYTIIAISTKLGGVVNLEPGGYIAAAVTLVAFLGALALPFERPEPDPFDPDDTGWDQFKHTSSQNWQTVRAAFASKEPRPLRALPSYVEILVIVATLAVALLVFTYGIGTEYDELFIGFLIVAGFGFTALHRSGLIVHVTEITARHQNITVCGGFIAAACFPFTQSDDQYATLGVYILIFATVALGLNIVVGLAGLLDLGYVAFLGVGAYAASMVSGSPSSPFDLHLPFWAAVLVGAAASLVFGVLIGAPTLRLRGDYLAIVTLGFGEIFRITANNLDGTSGPDVTNGSNGISSIPDLKILGFDLGVSHDMGGFTLGRFANYFLLMLIITAVVVLVFRRSGDSRIGRAWVAIREDETAALAMGINGFRVKLIAFAVGASLAGLAGTVQAHVTYTVTPEQYLFAGTTPPNSAFLLAAVVLGGMGTIAGPLIGAALLFLIPNKLQFLDDYQLLAFGLALVLLMRFRPEGLIANRRRKLEFHEEDEAPAVLSKTGA; encoded by the coding sequence ATGACCACACAGACCACCGCGCCGAAGAAGACCGGCGCCCCCGCACCGGGCGACGCCTCCGGCCTCATCGGCATACCCGCCGGCCTCGGCCGTGCCCTCGCCACCGGCGGCGGCGTCCTGACCGTCGTCTCCACCTTCCTCGCCTGGACCTGGACCGCCGAGTTCCCCGGCGACCTCACCGTCTACGGCTACCCCGGCGGCCTCCAGGTCCTGGTGCTGATCGCCGGCGCCCTCACCGCCCTGTTCGGCCTCGCGTCGTACGGCGTCAAGGGACTCGGCTGGCTCGCACCCGCCGGCGCCGACGCCGCGCTCAAGTTCGCCGCCCTCGCCGCCTTCGCCACCACCTGGTACACGATCATCGCGATCAGCACCAAGCTCGGCGGCGTCGTCAACCTCGAACCCGGCGGCTACATCGCCGCGGCCGTCACCCTCGTCGCGTTCCTGGGCGCCCTCGCGCTGCCCTTCGAGCGCCCCGAGCCCGACCCGTTCGACCCCGACGACACCGGCTGGGACCAGTTCAAGCACACCAGCTCGCAGAACTGGCAGACCGTCCGGGCGGCCTTCGCCTCCAAAGAGCCGCGGCCCCTGCGTGCGCTCCCCTCCTACGTCGAGATCCTCGTCATCGTCGCGACCCTCGCCGTGGCCCTGCTGGTCTTCACCTACGGCATCGGCACCGAGTACGACGAGCTGTTCATCGGCTTCCTGATCGTCGCCGGTTTCGGCTTCACCGCCCTCCACCGGTCCGGGCTGATCGTCCACGTCACCGAGATCACCGCACGGCACCAGAACATCACCGTCTGCGGCGGCTTCATCGCGGCGGCCTGCTTCCCCTTCACGCAGTCGGACGACCAGTACGCCACCCTCGGCGTCTACATCCTGATCTTCGCCACCGTGGCGCTCGGCCTGAACATCGTCGTCGGCCTCGCCGGCCTGCTCGACCTCGGCTACGTGGCCTTCCTCGGGGTCGGCGCCTACGCCGCCTCCATGGTCTCCGGCTCCCCCAGCTCGCCCTTCGACCTGCACCTGCCCTTCTGGGCCGCGGTCCTGGTCGGCGCGGCCGCCTCCCTGGTGTTCGGCGTCCTGATCGGCGCGCCCACGCTGCGGCTGCGCGGCGACTACCTCGCCATCGTGACCCTCGGCTTCGGTGAGATCTTCCGGATCACCGCCAACAACCTGGACGGCACCTCGGGGCCGGACGTCACCAACGGCTCCAACGGCATCTCGTCCATCCCCGACCTCAAGATCCTCGGCTTCGACCTCGGTGTCTCGCACGACATGGGCGGCTTCACCCTCGGCCGGTTCGCCAACTACTTCCTGCTGATGCTCATCATCACGGCCGTCGTCGTCCTCGTCTTCCGGCGCAGCGGCGACTCCCGCATCGGCCGCGCCTGGGTCGCCATCCGCGAGGACGAGACCGCCGCGCTCGCCATGGGCATCAACGGCTTCCGCGTCAAGCTCATCGCGTTCGCCGTCGGCGCCTCGCTGGCCGGACTGGCCGGCACCGTCCAGGCGCACGTCACCTACACCGTCACGCCCGAGCAGTACCTGTTCGCCGGCACCACGCCGCCCAACTCGGCCTTCCTGCTCGCCGCGGTCGTGCTCGGCGGCATGGGCACCATCGCCGGTCCGCTCATCGGTGCGGCGCTGCTCTTCCTGATTCCCAACAAGCTCCAGTTCCTCGACGACTACCAGCTCCTCGCCTTCGGGCTCGCGCTCGTCCTGCTGATGCGCTTCCGCCCGGAGGGCCTCATCGCCAACCGGCGACGCAAGCTGGAGTTCCACGAAGAGGACGAAGCGCCCGCAGTCCTGAGCAAGACAGGGGCCTGA
- a CDS encoding branched-chain amino acid ABC transporter permease, translating to MNELPQQLVNGLLLGSMYGLVAIGYTMVYGIVQLINFAHGEIFMTGAFGALTVYMYILPDGTSMLIALPLMLIGAVIVSTTVAVGAERFAYRPLRGAPRLAPLITAIGLSLALQQAVWAWYPDAKSARPFPQIDGGPFHIGNVTLQTGDIFLFVVAPVSMAILGFFVMRTRTGRGMQATAQDPDTAKLMGVNTDRIIVIAFALGAVFAAVGGVAYGLRYGQIEFKMGFILGLKAFTAAVLGGIGNIYGAMIGGVVLGVAETLATAYIADIPGLDKFGSQSWADVWAFILLILVLLFRPQGLLGERVADRA from the coding sequence GTGAACGAACTGCCGCAGCAGCTGGTCAACGGCCTGCTACTGGGATCCATGTACGGGCTCGTCGCCATCGGCTACACAATGGTCTACGGCATCGTCCAGCTCATCAACTTCGCCCACGGCGAGATCTTCATGACCGGTGCCTTCGGCGCACTCACGGTCTACATGTACATCCTGCCCGACGGCACCTCCATGCTGATCGCCCTGCCCCTGATGCTCATCGGCGCGGTGATCGTCTCCACCACCGTCGCCGTCGGGGCGGAACGGTTCGCCTATCGCCCCCTGCGCGGCGCACCCCGGCTCGCGCCCCTCATCACCGCGATCGGCCTCTCCCTCGCCCTGCAGCAGGCGGTGTGGGCCTGGTACCCGGACGCGAAGTCCGCGCGGCCCTTCCCGCAGATCGACGGCGGGCCCTTCCACATCGGCAACGTCACCCTCCAGACCGGCGACATCTTCCTGTTCGTCGTCGCCCCGGTGAGCATGGCCATCCTCGGCTTCTTCGTGATGCGCACCCGCACCGGACGGGGTATGCAGGCCACCGCCCAGGACCCGGACACCGCCAAGCTGATGGGCGTCAACACGGACCGCATCATCGTGATCGCCTTCGCGCTCGGCGCCGTCTTCGCCGCCGTCGGAGGCGTCGCCTACGGCCTCAGGTACGGCCAGATCGAGTTCAAGATGGGCTTCATCCTCGGTCTCAAGGCCTTCACGGCGGCGGTCCTCGGCGGCATCGGCAACATCTACGGCGCCATGATCGGCGGTGTCGTCCTCGGCGTCGCCGAGACCCTGGCCACCGCCTACATCGCCGACATCCCCGGCCTGGACAAGTTCGGCAGCCAGTCCTGGGCGGACGTCTGGGCCTTCATCCTCCTCATCCTCGTGCTGTTGTTCAGGCCACAGGGCCTGCTCGGCGAACGCGTTGCGGACAGGGCGTGA
- a CDS encoding branched-chain amino acid ABC transporter substrate-binding protein yields MRQRSLIAITAALAAGALTLTACGSRDDDGGSDSGNGGGGTTVVIGVDAPLTGDLSALGLGIKNSADLAAKTANKNKTVEGVTFKVEALDDQGQPSVGQQNASSFVANKDVLGVVGPLNSSVGESMQKVFDTAKLVEVSPANTGPSLTQGPDWRNKKVRQYKSYFRTATTDAIQGPFAAQYVYNDAKKKKVFVIDDKKTYGAGLAGTFTDEFKKLGGQVVGTEHINPDTKDFSSVATKVKNSGADVVYYGGEYPQAGPLSKQIKEAGAKIPLVGGDGIKDDTFIKLAGAAANGDLATSVGAPVEELPSAKKFVADYKTEGYKEDYAAYGGYSYDSAWAIIEAVKKVVEDNGGKLPDDARAKVTEAMQNVSFDGVTGKVSFDEFGDATNKQLTVYSVENGAFNDVKSGTYTG; encoded by the coding sequence GTGCGTCAACGTTCGCTCATCGCCATCACCGCCGCTCTGGCGGCGGGAGCGCTCACCCTCACCGCCTGCGGCTCGCGCGACGACGACGGCGGCTCGGACTCCGGCAACGGCGGCGGTGGCACCACCGTCGTCATCGGTGTCGACGCCCCGCTGACCGGCGACCTGTCCGCGCTCGGCCTCGGCATCAAGAACTCGGCGGACCTCGCGGCCAAGACGGCCAACAAGAACAAGACCGTCGAGGGCGTCACCTTCAAGGTCGAGGCGCTCGACGACCAGGGCCAGCCCTCCGTCGGCCAGCAGAACGCCAGCAGCTTCGTCGCCAACAAGGACGTCCTCGGCGTCGTCGGCCCGCTGAACTCGTCGGTCGGCGAGTCCATGCAGAAGGTCTTCGACACCGCCAAGCTGGTCGAGGTCTCCCCGGCCAACACCGGCCCCTCCCTCACCCAGGGCCCGGACTGGCGCAACAAGAAGGTCCGCCAGTACAAGTCGTACTTCCGCACCGCGACCACGGACGCCATCCAGGGCCCGTTCGCCGCGCAGTACGTCTACAACGACGCCAAGAAGAAGAAGGTCTTCGTCATCGACGACAAGAAGACCTACGGCGCGGGCCTCGCCGGCACCTTCACCGACGAGTTCAAGAAGCTCGGCGGCCAGGTGGTCGGCACCGAGCACATCAACCCGGACACCAAGGACTTCTCCTCGGTCGCCACCAAGGTGAAGAACTCCGGCGCCGACGTCGTCTACTACGGCGGTGAATACCCGCAGGCCGGCCCGCTGAGCAAGCAGATCAAGGAGGCCGGCGCCAAGATTCCGCTGGTCGGCGGCGACGGAATCAAGGACGACACCTTCATCAAGCTGGCCGGCGCCGCCGCCAACGGCGACCTCGCCACCTCCGTCGGCGCGCCCGTCGAGGAGCTCCCGTCGGCCAAGAAGTTCGTGGCCGACTACAAGACGGAGGGTTACAAGGAGGACTACGCGGCCTACGGCGGCTACTCCTACGACTCCGCCTGGGCGATCATCGAGGCCGTCAAGAAGGTCGTCGAGGACAACGGCGGGAAGCTTCCCGACGACGCCCGCGCCAAGGTCACCGAGGCCATGCAGAACGTCTCCTTCGACGGTGTGACCGGCAAGGTCTCCTTCGACGAGTTCGGTGACGCGACCAACAAGCAGCTCACCGTCTACTCCGTCGAGAACGGGGCCTTCAACGACGTCAAGTCCGGTACCTACACCGGCTGA
- a CDS encoding Tat pathway signal sequence domain protein has product MSGVGPVEPGEDTHVRDVPQPRPRSPLALRYDRHRRTVLASAAALVVLSGGGYLYTSRPQPRPAPPPPYPSQAVDLVYVAPVTGSPSTRAAGYSFTVLLSVRSGPPVTVTRLTQPYDGLSVTTSPAAPFQTNSHSARKIVVTLRVTECEKAPRNPGLPFLDVTLRNVRAIEAHSFILGSRYAQDLSRALEVACSNDSR; this is encoded by the coding sequence ATGAGCGGCGTCGGACCGGTCGAGCCGGGCGAGGACACCCACGTCCGGGATGTCCCGCAGCCCCGTCCGCGCAGCCCCCTGGCCCTGCGCTACGACCGCCACCGCCGGACCGTCCTGGCCTCCGCCGCCGCCCTCGTCGTCCTGTCGGGCGGCGGCTACCTGTACACCAGCCGGCCGCAGCCGCGCCCCGCTCCCCCGCCGCCCTACCCGTCCCAGGCGGTCGACCTGGTCTACGTGGCCCCCGTGACCGGCTCGCCCTCGACCCGGGCCGCCGGCTACAGCTTCACGGTGCTGCTGAGCGTGCGCAGCGGGCCGCCCGTCACCGTGACGCGGCTGACCCAGCCCTACGACGGCCTGTCGGTGACCACCTCCCCCGCGGCACCTTTCCAGACAAATTCACATTCCGCCCGCAAGATCGTTGTCACGCTACGGGTGACGGAATGTGAAAAAGCGCCCCGGAATCCCGGACTCCCTTTCCTGGATGTAACACTGCGTAATGTGCGCGCAATAGAAGCCCACAGTTTCATCCTGGGGTCGCGCTATGCGCAGGACCTCTCCCGGGCCCTTGAGGTCGCCTGCAGCAACGATTCGAGGTAA
- a CDS encoding hotdog fold thioesterase translates to MGERQQVQFPQEVIDEYAALGVDLPALFSAGHLGTRMGVQIVEASADRVVGTMPVEGNTQPYGLLHGGASAVLAETLGSVGSMLHGGAAKIAVGVDLNCTHHRGVRSGLVTGVATPVHRGRSTATYEVVISDEQDRRVCTARLTCLLRDVNPGDGVRAAAAG, encoded by the coding sequence ATGGGCGAGCGGCAGCAGGTGCAGTTCCCGCAGGAGGTCATCGACGAGTACGCCGCGCTCGGTGTCGACCTGCCCGCGCTGTTCTCCGCCGGACATCTGGGCACGCGCATGGGCGTCCAGATCGTCGAGGCCTCCGCCGACCGGGTCGTCGGCACGATGCCGGTGGAGGGCAACACCCAGCCGTACGGACTGCTGCACGGGGGCGCCTCGGCCGTGCTGGCCGAGACGCTCGGGTCGGTCGGCTCGATGCTGCACGGGGGCGCCGCCAAGATCGCCGTCGGGGTCGACCTGAACTGCACCCATCACCGCGGGGTCCGCTCCGGTCTGGTCACCGGGGTGGCGACGCCGGTGCACCGCGGCCGGTCGACGGCGACGTACGAGGTCGTGATCAGCGACGAGCAGGACCGCCGGGTGTGCACCGCCCGGCTGACCTGCCTGCTGCGGGACGTGAACCCCGGCGACGGAGTCCGGGCGGCCGCGGCGGGCTAG
- a CDS encoding FdhF/YdeP family oxidoreductase, whose product MATKPPKGDPVQDAPQVSEPQHAAAGIPAIGHTLRVAQRQMGVRRTALTLLRVNQKDGFDCPGCAWPEGDHRHKAEFCENGAKAVAEEATLRRVTPEFFAAHSVADLATRSGYWLGQQGRLTHPVYLPEGGAHYEPVTWERAFGIVAEEIAALESADEAVFYTSGRTSNEAAFLYQLFARELGTNNLPDCSNMCHESSGSALSETIGVGKGSVLLEDLYKSDLIIVAGQNPGTNHPRMLSALEKAKANGARIISVNPLPEAGLERFKNPQTPKGLTAGASLTDLFLQIRLGGDQALFRLLNKLILETQGAVDEAFVEEHTHGYEEFAAAARAADWDDTLAATGLTRAEIEEALRMVLDSERTIVCWAMGLTQHKHSVPTIREVVNFLLLRGNIGRPGAGVCPVRGHSNVQGDRTMGIFERPAPAFLDALEKEFGFAPPREHGYDVVRAIRALRDGEAKVFFAMGGNFVSASPDTEVTEAAMRRARLTVHVSTKLNRSHAVTGARALILPTLGRTERDLQGGGEQFVTVEDSMGMVHASRGRLEPASGQLLSEPAIVCRLARRVLGEESRTPWEEFEKDYATIRDRIGRVVPGFEDFNARVAHPGGFALPHAPRDERRFPTATGKANFTAAPVEFPELPEGRLLLQTLRSHDQYNTTIYGLDDRYRGIRNGRRVVLVNPEDARRLGVEDGSYVDLVSEWRDGVERRAPGFRVVHYPTARGCAAAYYPETNVLVPLDATADTSNTPASKSVVVRLEQSATD is encoded by the coding sequence ATGGCCACCAAGCCGCCCAAGGGTGATCCGGTTCAGGACGCGCCGCAGGTCTCGGAGCCCCAGCACGCGGCGGCGGGTATCCCGGCCATCGGCCACACCCTGCGGGTCGCGCAGCGGCAGATGGGGGTGCGGCGGACGGCGCTGACGCTCCTGCGCGTCAATCAGAAGGACGGCTTCGACTGTCCGGGCTGCGCCTGGCCGGAGGGGGACCACCGGCACAAGGCGGAGTTCTGCGAGAACGGCGCGAAGGCCGTGGCCGAGGAGGCCACCCTGCGCCGGGTCACCCCCGAGTTCTTCGCGGCGCACTCCGTCGCCGACCTCGCGACCCGCAGCGGCTACTGGCTGGGCCAGCAGGGCCGGCTGACGCACCCGGTGTACCTGCCGGAGGGCGGCGCGCACTACGAACCGGTCACCTGGGAGCGCGCCTTCGGCATCGTCGCGGAGGAGATCGCCGCGCTGGAGTCGGCCGACGAGGCGGTCTTCTACACCTCGGGGCGCACCAGCAACGAGGCGGCGTTCCTCTACCAGCTCTTCGCGCGCGAGCTCGGCACCAACAACCTGCCGGACTGCTCCAACATGTGTCACGAGTCGTCCGGCTCGGCCCTGTCCGAGACCATCGGCGTCGGCAAGGGCAGCGTCCTGCTGGAGGACCTCTACAAGTCGGACCTGATCATCGTGGCGGGCCAGAACCCGGGCACCAACCACCCGCGAATGCTCTCGGCCCTGGAGAAGGCGAAGGCGAACGGCGCGCGGATCATCAGCGTCAATCCGCTGCCCGAGGCGGGTCTGGAGCGCTTCAAGAACCCGCAGACCCCCAAGGGTCTCACCGCGGGCGCCTCCCTGACCGACCTGTTCCTGCAGATCCGCCTCGGCGGCGACCAGGCGCTGTTCCGGCTCCTCAACAAGCTGATCCTCGAGACTCAGGGCGCGGTCGACGAGGCCTTCGTCGAGGAACACACCCACGGCTACGAGGAGTTCGCGGCGGCCGCCCGCGCCGCCGACTGGGACGACACGCTCGCGGCGACGGGTCTCACGCGCGCGGAGATCGAAGAGGCACTGCGCATGGTGCTCGACTCGGAGCGCACCATCGTGTGCTGGGCGATGGGTCTGACCCAGCACAAGCACTCGGTTCCCACGATCCGCGAGGTCGTGAACTTCCTGCTGCTGCGCGGCAACATCGGCCGCCCGGGGGCGGGCGTGTGCCCGGTGCGCGGCCACTCCAACGTGCAGGGCGACCGCACGATGGGCATCTTCGAGCGGCCCGCGCCCGCCTTCCTGGACGCCCTGGAGAAGGAGTTCGGCTTCGCCCCGCCGCGCGAGCACGGCTACGACGTCGTACGGGCCATCCGCGCGCTGCGCGACGGCGAGGCGAAGGTCTTCTTCGCCATGGGCGGCAACTTCGTCTCCGCCTCCCCCGACACGGAGGTCACCGAGGCGGCGATGCGCCGGGCCCGGCTCACCGTGCACGTGTCGACGAAGCTGAACCGCTCGCACGCGGTCACGGGCGCGCGGGCGCTGATCCTGCCGACGCTGGGCCGCACGGAGCGTGATCTCCAGGGCGGCGGCGAGCAGTTCGTGACCGTCGAGGACTCCATGGGCATGGTGCACGCCTCGCGCGGCCGTCTGGAGCCCGCGAGCGGGCAGTTGCTGTCCGAGCCCGCGATCGTGTGCCGGCTGGCGCGGCGGGTGCTGGGCGAGGAGAGCCGCACGCCGTGGGAGGAGTTCGAGAAGGACTACGCGACGATCCGCGACCGCATCGGGCGTGTCGTGCCGGGCTTCGAGGACTTCAACGCGCGCGTGGCGCACCCCGGGGGCTTCGCGCTGCCGCACGCCCCGCGCGACGAGCGCCGCTTCCCGACGGCCACCGGGAAGGCCAACTTCACCGCCGCTCCGGTCGAGTTCCCCGAGCTGCCCGAGGGGCGGCTGCTGCTGCAGACGCTGCGGTCGCACGACCAGTACAACACCACGATCTACGGCCTGGACGACCGTTACCGGGGGATCAGGAACGGCCGCCGCGTCGTCCTGGTCAACCCGGAGGACGCCCGGAGGCTGGGCGTCGAGGACGGCTCGTACGTCGACCTGGTGAGCGAGTGGCGGGACGGGGTGGAGCGGCGGGCGCCCGGCTTCCGCGTCGTGCACTACCCGACGGCCCGGGGCTGCGCGGCGGCGTACTACCCGGAGACCAACGTGCTGGTGCCGCTGGATGCCACCGCGGACACCAGCAACACCCCGGCCAGCAAGTCCGTGGTGGTCCGTCTGGAACAATCGGCGACCGACTGA